A section of the Humulus lupulus chromosome 2, drHumLupu1.1, whole genome shotgun sequence genome encodes:
- the LOC133819512 gene encoding calmodulin-binding transcription activator 5 isoform X1 produces MEGGQLVDSNIHGFHTLQDLDVPTIMAEAPSRWLRPNEIYAMLSNYKYFTIHVKPMNLPKGGTIVLFDRKMLRNFRKDGHNWKKKKDGKTVKEAHEHLKVGNEEKIHVYYAHGQDCPTFVRRCYWLLDKSLEHIVLVHYRETQELQGSPITLVHTPVHSHSSSSSDPHARVLSEELDSGTKNAHSDGGKEHLGSGNSLTVKNYEQSLHDINTLEWDELLDPNDPINSALGADTVSCFNQQNQGVGKGSSSGVSIILQGASDMVPMHSSFDHLTNPIATGGNTPGDHRNNVYVQTMGAQMNSDFQRRDSVGVVTGDSDILVNNGLHSQDSFGRWIDGILIDSPGSVIDPLLETSISSAQDSFVSPATGHIQSPVLEHMFNITDVSPEWAYSNEKTKILVTGFFHEQYQQFAKCNLLCVCDDVCVSAECIQVGVYRCLVPPHSPGFINLFLSVDGRKPISQIVNLEYRPPVTSLDMKNNWDKFQLQMRLAQLLFSSSKCLNILSSKVSPNTLKEAKKFAEKVPNFSKAWDNFINSTENGKTLFPQAQDKLFNLILRDRLKDWLIEKVIEGSKPTEFDDHGQGIIHLCAILGYSWAIHLFSMSGLSLDFRDKHGWTALHWAAFYGNAKMVAVLLTLGAKPNLVTDPTSANPAGCTAGDLALIRGYEGLAGFLSEKALVEQFNDMSIAGNASGTLDTSANDTVYPETLSEEQLFLKDTLAAYRTAADAAARIQVAFREHSLKVRTKEVEGSSPEEEARNIVAAMKIQHAFRNFETRKKIKAAARIQDRFRSWKIRRHFLNLRQQTIKIQAAFRGFQVRRQYRKILWSVGVLEKLVLRWRLKRKGFRGLQVTPVEVDRGRESDTEEDFYKASQKQAGERVGRSMGQVKNMFASAKAQEEYHRVKVAHNQVKLEYEDLFDTDPDSDITS; encoded by the exons ATGGAAGGAGGACAGCTCGTGGATTCGAACATTCATGGATTCCACACTTTGCAAG ATTTGGATGTTCCAACCATCATGGCTGAGGCCCCATCAAGATGGCTTCGCCCAAATGAAATTTATGCAATGTTGTCCAATTACAAATATTTTACCATCCATGTCAAGCCAATGAACTTACCCAAAG GTGGCACTATTGTACTATTTGACCGTAAGATGCTTCGGAACTTTAGGAAAGATGGTCATAACTGgaagaagaaaaaggatgggaagACTGTTAAGGAAGCTCATGAACACTTAAAA GTTGGTAATGAAGAAAAGATACATGTGTACTATGCACATGGCCAGGATTGCCCCACCTTTGTTCGGAGGTGTTACTGGCTACTTGACAA GAGTCTAGAGCACATTGTCCTTGTTCATTATCGAgaaacacaagag TTGCAGGGATCTCCAATCACACTGGTGCATACACCTGTACATTCACATTCTAGTTCTTCGTCTGATCCACATGCTCGGGTTTTATCAGAAGAACTTGATTCTGGTACTAAAAATGCACATTCTGATGGTGGAAAAGAACATTTAG GGTCTGGGAATAGTTTAACTGTCAAAAATTATGAGCAGAGCCTTCATGATATTAATACACTTGAATGGGATGAGCTTCTTGATCCAAATGATCCCATTAACTCAGCATTGGGAG CAGATACAGTTTCATGCTTCAACCAGCAAAATCAAGGTGTTGGAAAGGGATCTTCAAGTGGTGTAAGTATTATCCTTCAG GGAGCTAGTGATATGGTACCTATGCATTCTTCTTTTGATCATTTGACCAATCCAATTGCTACGGGTGGCAACACGCCTGGTGATCACCGAAACAATGTTTATGTTCAGACCATGGGAGCTCAAATGAATTCAGATTTCCAGAGAAGGGATTCTGTTGGAGTGGTTACTGGTGACTCAGACATTTTGGTTAACAATGGATTGCATAGCCAGGACAGTTTTGGGAGGTGGATAGATGGCATTTTGATTGATTCTCCAGGCTCTGTAATCGATCCATTACTTGAAACTTCAATTTCGTCAGCTCAAGATTCATTTGTTTCTCCAGCAACGGGTCATATCCAATCTCCTGTTCTAGAACACATGTTTAATATAACCGATGTGTCACCTGAATGGGCTTATTCAAATGAAAAAACAAAG ATTCTAGTCACTGGCTTCTTTCATGAACAGTATCAACAGTTTGCAAAGTGCAACCTACTTTGTGTCTGTGATGATGTATGTGTTTCTGCCGAATGTATTCAGGTTGGGGTGTATCGCTGTTTGGTTCCACCTCATTCCCCTGGATTCATAAACCTTTTTTTGAGTGTAGATGGCCGCAAACCCATCAGCCAAATTGTAAATTTGGAATATCGCCCCCCTGTTACTTCTTTGGATATGAAGAACAACTGGGATAAATTCCAACTGCAAATGCGACTTGCACAGTTACTCTTCTCTTCATCCAAGTGCCTCAACATTCTATCTAGTAAAGTATCACctaatacactgaaggaggcaaAGAAGTTCGCAGAAAAAGTCCCCAACTTTTCTAAAGCCTGGGATAACTTCATCAATTCAACTGAAAATGGGAAAACTCTATTTCCGCAAGCACAGGATAAACTATTTAATCTCATTTTAAGGGACAGGCTGAAAGATTGGCTTATAGAAAAAGTTATTGAGGGGTCTAAACCCACTGAATTTGATGATCATGGTCAAGGCATAATCCATTTATGTGCTATTCTTGGATATTCATGGGCCATCCATTTGTTTTCAATGTCAGGTCTGTCACTGGATTTTCGCGATAAACATGGATGGACAGCTCTACATTGGGCAGCTTTTTATGGAAA TGCCAAAATGGTGGCTGTTCTGCTAACCTTGGGAGCAAAGCCAAACCTGGTAACAGATCCCACTTCAGCAAACCCTGCTGGATGTACAGCCGGTGATCTTGCATTGATTAGGGGTTATGAAGGCTTAGCTGGTTTTCTTTCGGAAAAGGCCTTGGTAGAACAATTCAATGATATGAGCATAGCTGGAAATGCCAGTGGCACCCTTGATACTTCTGCAAATGACACCGTATACCCTGAGACTCTCAGTGAAGAGCAGCTGTTTTTGAAGGATACTTTGGCTGCTTATCGCACAGCTGCTGATGCAGCAGCACGTATACAGGTTGCATTTAGGGAGCATTCACTGAAAGTTCGGACTAAAGAAGTTGAGGGTTCCTCTCCAGAGGAAGAAGCACGCAACATAGTTGCAGCAATGAAGATTCAGCATGCCTTTCGCAATTTTGAAACCCGGAAAAAGATAAAAGCTGCTGCTCGCATACAAGATAGATTTCGTTCATGGAAAATTCGTAGACATTTTCTTAATTTGCGCCAACAAACTATAAAAATCCAG GCTGCTTTTCGGGGATTCCAAGTACGAAGGCAATACAGAAAAATTCTCTGGTCTGTTGGAGTCCTTGAAAAGCTTGTTCTGAGGTGGCGTTTGAAGAGAAAGGGCTTTCGAGGACTCCAGGTTACACCAGTCGAAGTTGACCGGGGTAGGGAAAGTGACACTGAAGAAGATTTCTATAAAGCTAGCCAGAAACAAGCTGGCGAACGTGTCGGGAGGTCTATGGGGCAGGTCAAGAATATGTTTGCATCAGCCAAAGCACAAGAAGAATATCATAGGGTGAAGGTTGCACATAATCAAGTCAAG CTGGAATATGAAGACCTTTTTGATACTGATCCTGATTCCGACATTACTAGTTGA
- the LOC133819512 gene encoding calmodulin-binding transcription activator 5 isoform X3, with protein sequence MEGGQLVDSNIHGFHTLQDLDVPTIMAEAPSRWLRPNEIYAMLSNYKYFTIHVKPMNLPKGGTIVLFDRKMLRNFRKDGHNWKKKKDGKTVKEAHEHLKVGNEEKIHVYYAHGQDCPTFVRRCYWLLDKSLEHIVLVHYRETQELQGSPITLVHTPVHSHSSSSSDPHARVLSEELDSGTKNAHSDGGKEHLGSGNSLTVKNYEQSLHDINTLEWDELLDPNDPINSALGADTVSCFNQQNQGVGKGSSSGGASDMVPMHSSFDHLTNPIATGGNTPGDHRNNVYVQTMGAQMNSDFQRRDSVGVVTGDSDILVNNGLHSQDSFGRWIDGILIDSPGSVIDPLLETSISSAQDSFVSPATGHIQSPVLEHMFNITDVSPEWAYSNEKTKILVTGFFHEQYQQFAKCNLLCVCDDVCVSAECIQVGVYRCLVPPHSPGFINLFLSVDGRKPISQIVNLEYRPPVTSLDMKNNWDKFQLQMRLAQLLFSSSKCLNILSSKVSPNTLKEAKKFAEKVPNFSKAWDNFINSTENGKTLFPQAQDKLFNLILRDRLKDWLIEKVIEGSKPTEFDDHGQGIIHLCAILGYSWAIHLFSMSGLSLDFRDKHGWTALHWAAFYGNAKMVAVLLTLGAKPNLVTDPTSANPAGCTAGDLALIRGYEGLAGFLSEKALVEQFNDMSIAGNASGTLDTSANDTVYPETLSEEQLFLKDTLAAYRTAADAAARIQVAFREHSLKVRTKEVEGSSPEEEARNIVAAMKIQHAFRNFETRKKIKAAARIQDRFRSWKIRRHFLNLRQQTIKIQAAFRGFQVRRQYRKILWSVGVLEKLVLRWRLKRKGFRGLQVTPVEVDRGRESDTEEDFYKASQKQAGERVGRSMGQVKNMFASAKAQEEYHRVKVAHNQVKLEYEDLFDTDPDSDITS encoded by the exons ATGGAAGGAGGACAGCTCGTGGATTCGAACATTCATGGATTCCACACTTTGCAAG ATTTGGATGTTCCAACCATCATGGCTGAGGCCCCATCAAGATGGCTTCGCCCAAATGAAATTTATGCAATGTTGTCCAATTACAAATATTTTACCATCCATGTCAAGCCAATGAACTTACCCAAAG GTGGCACTATTGTACTATTTGACCGTAAGATGCTTCGGAACTTTAGGAAAGATGGTCATAACTGgaagaagaaaaaggatgggaagACTGTTAAGGAAGCTCATGAACACTTAAAA GTTGGTAATGAAGAAAAGATACATGTGTACTATGCACATGGCCAGGATTGCCCCACCTTTGTTCGGAGGTGTTACTGGCTACTTGACAA GAGTCTAGAGCACATTGTCCTTGTTCATTATCGAgaaacacaagag TTGCAGGGATCTCCAATCACACTGGTGCATACACCTGTACATTCACATTCTAGTTCTTCGTCTGATCCACATGCTCGGGTTTTATCAGAAGAACTTGATTCTGGTACTAAAAATGCACATTCTGATGGTGGAAAAGAACATTTAG GGTCTGGGAATAGTTTAACTGTCAAAAATTATGAGCAGAGCCTTCATGATATTAATACACTTGAATGGGATGAGCTTCTTGATCCAAATGATCCCATTAACTCAGCATTGGGAG CAGATACAGTTTCATGCTTCAACCAGCAAAATCAAGGTGTTGGAAAGGGATCTTCAAGTGGT GGAGCTAGTGATATGGTACCTATGCATTCTTCTTTTGATCATTTGACCAATCCAATTGCTACGGGTGGCAACACGCCTGGTGATCACCGAAACAATGTTTATGTTCAGACCATGGGAGCTCAAATGAATTCAGATTTCCAGAGAAGGGATTCTGTTGGAGTGGTTACTGGTGACTCAGACATTTTGGTTAACAATGGATTGCATAGCCAGGACAGTTTTGGGAGGTGGATAGATGGCATTTTGATTGATTCTCCAGGCTCTGTAATCGATCCATTACTTGAAACTTCAATTTCGTCAGCTCAAGATTCATTTGTTTCTCCAGCAACGGGTCATATCCAATCTCCTGTTCTAGAACACATGTTTAATATAACCGATGTGTCACCTGAATGGGCTTATTCAAATGAAAAAACAAAG ATTCTAGTCACTGGCTTCTTTCATGAACAGTATCAACAGTTTGCAAAGTGCAACCTACTTTGTGTCTGTGATGATGTATGTGTTTCTGCCGAATGTATTCAGGTTGGGGTGTATCGCTGTTTGGTTCCACCTCATTCCCCTGGATTCATAAACCTTTTTTTGAGTGTAGATGGCCGCAAACCCATCAGCCAAATTGTAAATTTGGAATATCGCCCCCCTGTTACTTCTTTGGATATGAAGAACAACTGGGATAAATTCCAACTGCAAATGCGACTTGCACAGTTACTCTTCTCTTCATCCAAGTGCCTCAACATTCTATCTAGTAAAGTATCACctaatacactgaaggaggcaaAGAAGTTCGCAGAAAAAGTCCCCAACTTTTCTAAAGCCTGGGATAACTTCATCAATTCAACTGAAAATGGGAAAACTCTATTTCCGCAAGCACAGGATAAACTATTTAATCTCATTTTAAGGGACAGGCTGAAAGATTGGCTTATAGAAAAAGTTATTGAGGGGTCTAAACCCACTGAATTTGATGATCATGGTCAAGGCATAATCCATTTATGTGCTATTCTTGGATATTCATGGGCCATCCATTTGTTTTCAATGTCAGGTCTGTCACTGGATTTTCGCGATAAACATGGATGGACAGCTCTACATTGGGCAGCTTTTTATGGAAA TGCCAAAATGGTGGCTGTTCTGCTAACCTTGGGAGCAAAGCCAAACCTGGTAACAGATCCCACTTCAGCAAACCCTGCTGGATGTACAGCCGGTGATCTTGCATTGATTAGGGGTTATGAAGGCTTAGCTGGTTTTCTTTCGGAAAAGGCCTTGGTAGAACAATTCAATGATATGAGCATAGCTGGAAATGCCAGTGGCACCCTTGATACTTCTGCAAATGACACCGTATACCCTGAGACTCTCAGTGAAGAGCAGCTGTTTTTGAAGGATACTTTGGCTGCTTATCGCACAGCTGCTGATGCAGCAGCACGTATACAGGTTGCATTTAGGGAGCATTCACTGAAAGTTCGGACTAAAGAAGTTGAGGGTTCCTCTCCAGAGGAAGAAGCACGCAACATAGTTGCAGCAATGAAGATTCAGCATGCCTTTCGCAATTTTGAAACCCGGAAAAAGATAAAAGCTGCTGCTCGCATACAAGATAGATTTCGTTCATGGAAAATTCGTAGACATTTTCTTAATTTGCGCCAACAAACTATAAAAATCCAG GCTGCTTTTCGGGGATTCCAAGTACGAAGGCAATACAGAAAAATTCTCTGGTCTGTTGGAGTCCTTGAAAAGCTTGTTCTGAGGTGGCGTTTGAAGAGAAAGGGCTTTCGAGGACTCCAGGTTACACCAGTCGAAGTTGACCGGGGTAGGGAAAGTGACACTGAAGAAGATTTCTATAAAGCTAGCCAGAAACAAGCTGGCGAACGTGTCGGGAGGTCTATGGGGCAGGTCAAGAATATGTTTGCATCAGCCAAAGCACAAGAAGAATATCATAGGGTGAAGGTTGCACATAATCAAGTCAAG CTGGAATATGAAGACCTTTTTGATACTGATCCTGATTCCGACATTACTAGTTGA
- the LOC133819512 gene encoding calmodulin-binding transcription activator 5 isoform X2, which produces MEGGQLVDSNIHGFHTLQDLDVPTIMAEAPSRWLRPNEIYAMLSNYKYFTIHVKPMNLPKGGTIVLFDRKMLRNFRKDGHNWKKKKDGKTVKEAHEHLKVGNEEKIHVYYAHGQDCPTFVRRCYWLLDKSLEHIVLVHYRETQELQGSPITLVHTPVHSHSSSSSDPHARVLSEELDSGTKNAHSDGGKEHLGSGNSLTVKNYEQSLHDINTLEWDELLDPNDPINSALGDTVSCFNQQNQGVGKGSSSGVSIILQGASDMVPMHSSFDHLTNPIATGGNTPGDHRNNVYVQTMGAQMNSDFQRRDSVGVVTGDSDILVNNGLHSQDSFGRWIDGILIDSPGSVIDPLLETSISSAQDSFVSPATGHIQSPVLEHMFNITDVSPEWAYSNEKTKILVTGFFHEQYQQFAKCNLLCVCDDVCVSAECIQVGVYRCLVPPHSPGFINLFLSVDGRKPISQIVNLEYRPPVTSLDMKNNWDKFQLQMRLAQLLFSSSKCLNILSSKVSPNTLKEAKKFAEKVPNFSKAWDNFINSTENGKTLFPQAQDKLFNLILRDRLKDWLIEKVIEGSKPTEFDDHGQGIIHLCAILGYSWAIHLFSMSGLSLDFRDKHGWTALHWAAFYGNAKMVAVLLTLGAKPNLVTDPTSANPAGCTAGDLALIRGYEGLAGFLSEKALVEQFNDMSIAGNASGTLDTSANDTVYPETLSEEQLFLKDTLAAYRTAADAAARIQVAFREHSLKVRTKEVEGSSPEEEARNIVAAMKIQHAFRNFETRKKIKAAARIQDRFRSWKIRRHFLNLRQQTIKIQAAFRGFQVRRQYRKILWSVGVLEKLVLRWRLKRKGFRGLQVTPVEVDRGRESDTEEDFYKASQKQAGERVGRSMGQVKNMFASAKAQEEYHRVKVAHNQVKLEYEDLFDTDPDSDITS; this is translated from the exons ATGGAAGGAGGACAGCTCGTGGATTCGAACATTCATGGATTCCACACTTTGCAAG ATTTGGATGTTCCAACCATCATGGCTGAGGCCCCATCAAGATGGCTTCGCCCAAATGAAATTTATGCAATGTTGTCCAATTACAAATATTTTACCATCCATGTCAAGCCAATGAACTTACCCAAAG GTGGCACTATTGTACTATTTGACCGTAAGATGCTTCGGAACTTTAGGAAAGATGGTCATAACTGgaagaagaaaaaggatgggaagACTGTTAAGGAAGCTCATGAACACTTAAAA GTTGGTAATGAAGAAAAGATACATGTGTACTATGCACATGGCCAGGATTGCCCCACCTTTGTTCGGAGGTGTTACTGGCTACTTGACAA GAGTCTAGAGCACATTGTCCTTGTTCATTATCGAgaaacacaagag TTGCAGGGATCTCCAATCACACTGGTGCATACACCTGTACATTCACATTCTAGTTCTTCGTCTGATCCACATGCTCGGGTTTTATCAGAAGAACTTGATTCTGGTACTAAAAATGCACATTCTGATGGTGGAAAAGAACATTTAG GGTCTGGGAATAGTTTAACTGTCAAAAATTATGAGCAGAGCCTTCATGATATTAATACACTTGAATGGGATGAGCTTCTTGATCCAAATGATCCCATTAACTCAGCATTGGGAG ATACAGTTTCATGCTTCAACCAGCAAAATCAAGGTGTTGGAAAGGGATCTTCAAGTGGTGTAAGTATTATCCTTCAG GGAGCTAGTGATATGGTACCTATGCATTCTTCTTTTGATCATTTGACCAATCCAATTGCTACGGGTGGCAACACGCCTGGTGATCACCGAAACAATGTTTATGTTCAGACCATGGGAGCTCAAATGAATTCAGATTTCCAGAGAAGGGATTCTGTTGGAGTGGTTACTGGTGACTCAGACATTTTGGTTAACAATGGATTGCATAGCCAGGACAGTTTTGGGAGGTGGATAGATGGCATTTTGATTGATTCTCCAGGCTCTGTAATCGATCCATTACTTGAAACTTCAATTTCGTCAGCTCAAGATTCATTTGTTTCTCCAGCAACGGGTCATATCCAATCTCCTGTTCTAGAACACATGTTTAATATAACCGATGTGTCACCTGAATGGGCTTATTCAAATGAAAAAACAAAG ATTCTAGTCACTGGCTTCTTTCATGAACAGTATCAACAGTTTGCAAAGTGCAACCTACTTTGTGTCTGTGATGATGTATGTGTTTCTGCCGAATGTATTCAGGTTGGGGTGTATCGCTGTTTGGTTCCACCTCATTCCCCTGGATTCATAAACCTTTTTTTGAGTGTAGATGGCCGCAAACCCATCAGCCAAATTGTAAATTTGGAATATCGCCCCCCTGTTACTTCTTTGGATATGAAGAACAACTGGGATAAATTCCAACTGCAAATGCGACTTGCACAGTTACTCTTCTCTTCATCCAAGTGCCTCAACATTCTATCTAGTAAAGTATCACctaatacactgaaggaggcaaAGAAGTTCGCAGAAAAAGTCCCCAACTTTTCTAAAGCCTGGGATAACTTCATCAATTCAACTGAAAATGGGAAAACTCTATTTCCGCAAGCACAGGATAAACTATTTAATCTCATTTTAAGGGACAGGCTGAAAGATTGGCTTATAGAAAAAGTTATTGAGGGGTCTAAACCCACTGAATTTGATGATCATGGTCAAGGCATAATCCATTTATGTGCTATTCTTGGATATTCATGGGCCATCCATTTGTTTTCAATGTCAGGTCTGTCACTGGATTTTCGCGATAAACATGGATGGACAGCTCTACATTGGGCAGCTTTTTATGGAAA TGCCAAAATGGTGGCTGTTCTGCTAACCTTGGGAGCAAAGCCAAACCTGGTAACAGATCCCACTTCAGCAAACCCTGCTGGATGTACAGCCGGTGATCTTGCATTGATTAGGGGTTATGAAGGCTTAGCTGGTTTTCTTTCGGAAAAGGCCTTGGTAGAACAATTCAATGATATGAGCATAGCTGGAAATGCCAGTGGCACCCTTGATACTTCTGCAAATGACACCGTATACCCTGAGACTCTCAGTGAAGAGCAGCTGTTTTTGAAGGATACTTTGGCTGCTTATCGCACAGCTGCTGATGCAGCAGCACGTATACAGGTTGCATTTAGGGAGCATTCACTGAAAGTTCGGACTAAAGAAGTTGAGGGTTCCTCTCCAGAGGAAGAAGCACGCAACATAGTTGCAGCAATGAAGATTCAGCATGCCTTTCGCAATTTTGAAACCCGGAAAAAGATAAAAGCTGCTGCTCGCATACAAGATAGATTTCGTTCATGGAAAATTCGTAGACATTTTCTTAATTTGCGCCAACAAACTATAAAAATCCAG GCTGCTTTTCGGGGATTCCAAGTACGAAGGCAATACAGAAAAATTCTCTGGTCTGTTGGAGTCCTTGAAAAGCTTGTTCTGAGGTGGCGTTTGAAGAGAAAGGGCTTTCGAGGACTCCAGGTTACACCAGTCGAAGTTGACCGGGGTAGGGAAAGTGACACTGAAGAAGATTTCTATAAAGCTAGCCAGAAACAAGCTGGCGAACGTGTCGGGAGGTCTATGGGGCAGGTCAAGAATATGTTTGCATCAGCCAAAGCACAAGAAGAATATCATAGGGTGAAGGTTGCACATAATCAAGTCAAG CTGGAATATGAAGACCTTTTTGATACTGATCCTGATTCCGACATTACTAGTTGA